One part of the Vicia villosa cultivar HV-30 ecotype Madison, WI linkage group LG6, Vvil1.0, whole genome shotgun sequence genome encodes these proteins:
- the LOC131610796 gene encoding pre-mRNA-splicing factor 38-like isoform X3, which yields MIRTVVAADTGGSDGCSGVVLEPWILLQLDEDLQRARCIVVDGDASSLLLGHAHGKFLRMFLGPINVRASRKDVQLKDYKYVRILGAFYLQLTGSDTDVYHYLEPLYNDYRKLRRKLADGHYTCDIAMSRIKKSYHSFSLL from the exons ATGATTAGAACA GTCGTCGCGGCGGATACAGGAGGGAGTGATGGCTGTTCCGGCGTGGTGTTGGAGCCGTGGATACTGTTGCAGTTAGATGAAGATTTGCAGAGAGCCAGATGTATTGTTGTTGATGGTGATGCTTCTTCGCTTCTTCTAGGACATGCTCACG GGAAGTTTCTGAGGATGTTTTTGGGTCCTATTAATGTTCGTGCATCTCGTAAGGATGTGCAGCTTAAGGATTACAA GTATGTGAGGATACTTGGTGCTTTTTATTTGCAACTTACTGGATCTGATACTGATGTGTACCATTATCTGGAACCATTGTATAATGATTATAGAAAACTGAGGCGAAAGTTAGCTGATGGAC ATTATACATGTGATATTGCTATGTCGCGCATCAAGAAAAG CTATCATAGCTTCAGCTTATTATGA
- the LOC131610796 gene encoding pre-mRNA-splicing factor 38-like isoform X1 translates to MSLCLEWMLLKVAKLLKVVAADTGGSDGCSGVVLEPWILLQLDEDLQRARCIVVDGDASSLLLGHAHGKFLRMFLGPINVRASRKDVQLKDYKYVRILGAFYLQLTGSDTDVYHYLEPLYNDYRKLRRKLADGHYTCDIAMSRIKKSYHSFSLL, encoded by the exons ATGAGTTTATGTTTGGAATGGATGTTGCTGAAGGTTGCGAAATTGCTGAAGGTCGTCGCGGCGGATACAGGAGGGAGTGATGGCTGTTCCGGCGTGGTGTTGGAGCCGTGGATACTGTTGCAGTTAGATGAAGATTTGCAGAGAGCCAGATGTATTGTTGTTGATGGTGATGCTTCTTCGCTTCTTCTAGGACATGCTCACG GGAAGTTTCTGAGGATGTTTTTGGGTCCTATTAATGTTCGTGCATCTCGTAAGGATGTGCAGCTTAAGGATTACAA GTATGTGAGGATACTTGGTGCTTTTTATTTGCAACTTACTGGATCTGATACTGATGTGTACCATTATCTGGAACCATTGTATAATGATTATAGAAAACTGAGGCGAAAGTTAGCTGATGGAC ATTATACATGTGATATTGCTATGTCGCGCATCAAGAAAAG CTATCATAGCTTCAGCTTATTATGA
- the LOC131610796 gene encoding pre-mRNA-splicing factor 38-like isoform X5, translating to MSLCLEWMLLKVAKLLKVVAADTGGSDGCSGVVLEPWILLQLDEDLQRARCIVVDGDASSLLLGHAHGKFLRMFLGPINVRASRKDVQLKDYKYVRILGAFYLQLTGSDTDVYHYLEPLYNDYRKLRRKLADGL from the exons ATGAGTTTATGTTTGGAATGGATGTTGCTGAAGGTTGCGAAATTGCTGAAGGTCGTCGCGGCGGATACAGGAGGGAGTGATGGCTGTTCCGGCGTGGTGTTGGAGCCGTGGATACTGTTGCAGTTAGATGAAGATTTGCAGAGAGCCAGATGTATTGTTGTTGATGGTGATGCTTCTTCGCTTCTTCTAGGACATGCTCACG GGAAGTTTCTGAGGATGTTTTTGGGTCCTATTAATGTTCGTGCATCTCGTAAGGATGTGCAGCTTAAGGATTACAA GTATGTGAGGATACTTGGTGCTTTTTATTTGCAACTTACTGGATCTGATACTGATGTGTACCATTATCTGGAACCATTGTATAATGATTATAGAAAACTGAGGCGAAAGTTAGCTGATGGAC TTTAG
- the LOC131610796 gene encoding pre-mRNA-splicing factor 38-like isoform X2 — MIRTVAKLLKVVAADTGGSDGCSGVVLEPWILLQLDEDLQRARCIVVDGDASSLLLGHAHGKFLRMFLGPINVRASRKDVQLKDYKYVRILGAFYLQLTGSDTDVYHYLEPLYNDYRKLRRKLADGHYTCDIAMSRIKKSYHSFSLL; from the exons ATGATTAGAACA GTTGCGAAATTGCTGAAGGTCGTCGCGGCGGATACAGGAGGGAGTGATGGCTGTTCCGGCGTGGTGTTGGAGCCGTGGATACTGTTGCAGTTAGATGAAGATTTGCAGAGAGCCAGATGTATTGTTGTTGATGGTGATGCTTCTTCGCTTCTTCTAGGACATGCTCACG GGAAGTTTCTGAGGATGTTTTTGGGTCCTATTAATGTTCGTGCATCTCGTAAGGATGTGCAGCTTAAGGATTACAA GTATGTGAGGATACTTGGTGCTTTTTATTTGCAACTTACTGGATCTGATACTGATGTGTACCATTATCTGGAACCATTGTATAATGATTATAGAAAACTGAGGCGAAAGTTAGCTGATGGAC ATTATACATGTGATATTGCTATGTCGCGCATCAAGAAAAG CTATCATAGCTTCAGCTTATTATGA
- the LOC131610796 gene encoding pre-mRNA-splicing factor 38-like isoform X4 — protein MSLCLEWMLLKVAKLLKVVAADTGGSDGCSGVVLEPWILLQLDEDLQRARCIVVDGDASSLLLGHAHGKFLRMFLGPINVRASRKDVQLKDYKYVRILGAFYLQLTGSDTDVYHYLEPLYNDYRKLRRKLADGL, from the exons ATGAGTTTATGTTTGGAATGGATGTTGCTGAAGGTTGCGAAATTGCTGAAGGTCGTCGCGGCGGATACAGGAGGGAGTGATGGCTGTTCCGGCGTGGTGTTGGAGCCGTGGATACTGTTGCAGTTAGATGAAGATTTGCAGAGAGCCAGATGTATTGTTGTTGATGGTGATGCTTCTTCGCTTCTTCTAGGACATGCTCACG GGAAGTTTCTGAGGATGTTTTTGGGTCCTATTAATGTTCGTGCATCTCGTAAGGATGTGCAGCTTAAGGATTACAA GTATGTGAGGATACTTGGTGCTTTTTATTTGCAACTTACTGGATCTGATACTGATGTGTACCATTATCTGGAACCATTGTATAATGATTATAGAAAACTGAGGCGAAAGTTAGCTGATGGAC TTTAA